The nucleotide window ctgtctgcagcttTCGACACTGTCagccaccggattctactctgcTCTTTTAGTCAGcctgggatcaaaggagcagcactaagatggtttgagtcctacctatctgacagattctaccaagtggtctggcagagctctcattcttctcctctgcctctgtcaaccggtgtcccacagggctcagtacagggttctcttctcttctcttctcttctcgccTCCTAGGATCAAGTAGTGAAGGTCATCATTAGTGAGTGAGAGTGGCTACATTCTGGAActgattaatttagctgatgtttgtAACGAAACTtatcaataaatgaaatgagttGTATTATGATTATTGATATTAAGATGGATTCTGATAATGTGGTTAGACTTATGAACAATTTTGTGTTATAAACAGATTTCAGGCCTGAACTGTTTGTAATCTGATGTACAAGTGTAGTAATTACATGTACAGCACAGTGACAAACAGTACACATCATGTAACTCTAGTAGTCTTGTTACACTGATTGTGTAAGTGTTCTAACCGATGTGGTTTCATTTATAAATAGAAACCAGTTGTTCATTATCAGTCTGTAAAGTATCAGTCTTGTTTGAATGTTGGTTCGCTGGGTGTGAATCTCTAGTTGTGAAAATCTTGTAGTGAACCTCtaccataaataaattatatctggtggtaaacacacacatttccagtatTTCTCTTGAAATTAAGATGTACTTCTGAAAAACTTCTATCCAAATTGACTTTCTCAGGCTGGCCTGGTGTCAGACTTCCACTCCAACCAGCTGATTGTGGCCCTGGAGCCGGAGGCAGCGTCAGTGTGGTGTAAGCACCTTCCCAGCGAGGGCTTTGTGGCAGAGGGAGCTTCTCAGGACAACCGGCTGGAACAGAGTCCTGGGACTCAGTATGTGGTGGTGGACTGTGGGGGTAAGACTATAGTACAAGCACTTCTGCGTATGGCCGTGTATCGTACttcataatattcataggatgtTGTTTTCTTCATTGGGCAGAGAACAATCCAATATTGTTAAAGATGGAgggaaaaataagcaaagtgtCTGTCTTTAGGTGGGACGATTGACATCACAGTCCATGAGGTCCTGGAAAGCGGCTCACTGAAGGAACTGCTGAAGGCTTCAGGAGGAGACATGGGGGGGGAGACTGTCACTAAGAAGTACTTAAGTTTCTTAAGAGACCTTTTCACTCCTGAAACATGGGATCAGTATGAGAAGGAGAATCCCAGTGAAGTGCAGAAGATGATTTATGACTTTACTGTTCAAAAGTGCGTTGGAGAGGACGGGGACATATTCATCCAATGCCCTTATAACTTAGCCATGTTAGCTGGGAGCAAACAAGACATGTCGAGATACTTTCAGGGTGTTCAGGGGGTTTTCTGGTTAGATGggacgttcaaagtcacttacagcAAACTGAGGTCTTTTTTTGAGGAAAGTGTTCAGAAGGTGACAATACTAATTCAGAACATTACTTCAAACCCAGAGATCAACGTAGAATTCATACTCCTGGTAGGAGGTTACGCCTCCTGTAAGATCCTGCAGAAGAAAATCCGTGAGCACTTCAGCTCCAGGTGCAAAGTGCTGTGCCCTGTAGATGCCCAGTTGGCCATTGTCAAGGGTGCTGTGCTGTTTGGAAATGACCCCAAGATCATGGCGTCACGAGTCAGTGCTCTCACTTATGGTATCGATATAGCTCGTTCATTTGATGAATCCAAGCACAAGAAAGAGAAGCGCAGAGTGAATAAAAAAGGGGACTATGTGTACTGTGAGGACATCTTTCTGACAATGGTACAGAACGGGCAGTCAGTGAACTGTGATGAAGTGTCACACTATGACTACTATCCAATTGATGATGATCAGACAGCAATGAGATTTAGGTTCTACAGCACTGAGAGGTTAAATCCCATGTATGTAGATGAGTGCGGTGTGAAGAAAATTGGCTCATTCGTCGTTCCAATGCCAGACACCACTCAGGGAAGACAGCGCAGAGTCAGGGTTGACATCAAGTTTGGTTCAACTGAGATTCAAGCTGCAGCCACAGACCTCACATCTAACGAGACTCGGTCTATCAGGCTGGACTTCCTGACAAAATGAAATGGCGTTTGTGTTCAAAAGccagtcaaaagtgtgagtacaaCCTGAGAAACTCGGGCCAGCTGTTTTGTATCAATTGAATAGAGGAGTGAAATCAAAGCAACCAAAAGACTTTAAAGaatcttgtttttttcattaaccCATTATCTTCAGAGCCCTGagggtcaggagcctatcccaggatgactgggtgcaaggctgtggAGGTATACCCTAGACCGtcggacaccagtccatcacagggtgtcTTTGCATtactttttgaattttttgcaATCTATATTTTAATTCTCtcacaaaaaaatcataaatacttattttcaaaaaatctgAATCAAGGTAAATTGATAGATTCTGAAAAATAGTTTTCGGCAGGTGGGCTCAGCATTTCACAGGTAGTCAGTATATAACAACTCCTTACTTTAAGGAATACAttaactgcagtgtttttgtttttatttgatcaTTCACTACAAATATGTGAACTGGAGATCTTACGCTGGGTTCTtagatttatgtttatttgtttgcgGGATGCATTTTTGGGGAACCTCATGTCttctggttttttgtttttggaaactGTCCAGACTTCACTGGTCAAATCATGATGTGTCTCCAAAATCTCTGTATTTCATGAACGCAAAGCACAGTGACTTCACTTTTCAAATTCAATGTACGTATCGTAATAAAATGcgtttaataaaatacattgacGATATTCACACAAGTGGCCTTCTGCTGTTCCTGCAGCCCTTCCACCTTCGACGTCTCTt belongs to Scleropages formosus chromosome 18, fSclFor1.1, whole genome shotgun sequence and includes:
- the hspa12a.3 gene encoding heat shock protein family A (Hsp70) member 12A.3, with protein sequence MSDSFFIVAVDFGTSYSGYCFCVQSNLDDVRMVYWGHEVGLKTSKTPTCVLLDEHGEFLKFGYEAVMTYTRMGRGESARKLYFNNFKMQLYNKEISRDLMVTAANGRPFRAMKVFSESLRYLKDHALSTIGEHTSGKEFIASDVTWVLTVPAIWTAAAKQFMREAAVQAGLVSDFHSNQLIVALEPEAASVWCKHLPSEGFVAEGASQDNRLEQSPGTQYVVVDCGGGTIDITVHEVLESGSLKELLKASGGDMGGETVTKKYLSFLRDLFTPETWDQYEKENPSEVQKMIYDFTVQKCVGEDGDIFIQCPYNLAMLAGSKQDMSRYFQGVQGVFWLDGTFKVTYSKLRSFFEESVQKVTILIQNITSNPEINVEFILLVGGYASCKILQKKIREHFSSRCKVLCPVDAQLAIVKGAVLFGNDPKIMASRVSALTYGIDIARSFDESKHKKEKRRVNKKGDYVYCEDIFLTMVQNGQSVNCDEVSHYDYYPIDDDQTAMRFRFYSTERLNPMYVDECGVKKIGSFVVPMPDTTQGRQRRVRVDIKFGSTEIQAAATDLTSNETRSIRLDFLTK